A window of the Branchiostoma lanceolatum isolate klBraLanc5 chromosome 13, klBraLanc5.hap2, whole genome shotgun sequence genome harbors these coding sequences:
- the LOC136446713 gene encoding titin-like isoform X23, whose amino-acid sequence MAEGGDAATVAHEAGNAVQETPKAEPEKAAAAAEPAAPAEPAEPTVRTIVLTGHGGYDKLSVQQKPQPKAGKGEVLVRVKAAGLNFSELMVRQGLHDRMTKPPVVLGMEAAGVIEELGEDVSGLEVGQNVICLAQTGMWREIVAVPATNVFIMPDEMSYEEGAAIPLSYLTAYFMLFDFGNLRPGKSLLVHIAAGGVGWAATQLAKTVDNVTVFGTASASKHDAIKENGVDHPIDYRTRDYSEEIKNISPKGVDVVLDPLGGADTSKGLQLLRPMGKIVTYGSANMVKGENRNLMKMAKTLWQSTSVSPVSLVKTNKAIAGFQLAHLTGEIELVRSAFQDILNMYKDGKIKPRIDSVWAFEQVAEAMQQMNERRNIGKVILSPEKEPTKPAEGDAAPTSPLKKKKPSLFRRLSKRASRSKDEGEKKDEVKNAKKESPIKQEDQEKADDSKATNGHVQQTPEDEKIDDEAAKKLRARLSGGDPNIEDSDKIVNDKIGAAEDKIGDISKKVDGKVGDAEKAAEETAKKVEDKVEDKVEEGKDKAEDAKKAVVAQVEQTAAKLPENGTSAKIAVDDIFKEAEAKVDGNIQKSTKGKTADTKAHNVKKEPAIQKAKQSTKDSFPNSISEVSLPKKVGHKDLHKREIGKLFKPKSKMPKKTLEFVKGDVHKEDVIEEEPIIKKAVVKDLSPKQIVKKFQNNFAEDEISKKAVPEKIETGTSKESEDISSSDVWVRQDSEKVPKEVVKEEVPKTVVKEVVPEEVVTEEVPKEVVPEVVPKEVVEEEVVKEVVKEVVPKEVVPKEVVKEVVKEVVPKEVVKEVVPKEVVPKEVVKKVVKEVVPKEVVEEVVKEVVPKEVFPEVVPKEVVEEEVVKEVVKEVVPKEVVPKEVVEEAVDKEVVEEAVPKEVVEEEVVKEVVKEVVPKEVVPKEVVKEVVKEVVPKKVVKEVVPKELVKEVVPKEVVKEVVKEVVPEEVVKEVVPKEVVKEVVPKEVVKEVVPKEVVKEVVPKEVVPKEVVKEVVKKVMKEVVPKKVVKEVVPKEVVKEVPVVPKEIVKKEDVKKVVKKVAPKNVLKKVVPMDAVEEEVVKEEVEEEVVKEVVPKEVVKEVVPKEVVREVVPKEVVKDVVKEVVPKKVVKEVVPKKVVKEVVPKEVVVDVVPKEVVKDVVPKEVMKEVVPKEVLKEVVPKEVVKDVVKEVVPKEVVKDVVPKEVVKEVVKKVMKEVVPKKVVEEVVPKEVVKDVVPKEVVPKEVVKEVVPKEVVEEVVPKEVVKEVVKEVVPKEVVKDVVPKEVVKEVVPKEVVEEVVPKEVVKEVVKEVVPKEVVKDVVPKEVVKEVVPKDVVPKEVVKEVVPKKVVPKEVLEEEVVKKVVKEAVPKEAVPKEVVEEEVVKKALKEVVPKEVVEEEVVEKVVKEVVPKEVVPEVVPKEVVEDEVKEVVPKEVVPKEVVKEVVPKKVVKEVVKDVVPKKVVKEVVPKKVVKEVVPKKVVKEVVPKEVVKEVVPKEVVKEVVPKEVVKEVVKEVVPKEVVKEVVKKVMKEVVPKKVVKEVVPKEVVKEVPVVPKEIVKKEDVKKVVKKVAPKNVLKKVVPMDAVEEEVVKEEVEEEVVKEVVPKEVVKEVVPKEVVREVVPKEVVKDVVPKEVVKDVVPKEVMKEVVPKEVVKEVVPKEVVKDVVKEVVPKEVVKEVVKEVVPKEVVKEVVKKVMKEVVPKKVVEEVVPKEVVKDVVPKEVVPKEVVPKKVVKEVVPKEVVEEVVPKEVVKEVVKEVVPKEVVKDVVPKEVVKEVVPKDVVPKEVVKEVVPKKVVPKEVLEEEVVKKVVKEAVPKEAVPKEVVPKEVVEEEVVKKALKEVVPKEVVEEEVVEKVVKKVVPKEVVPEVVPKEVVEDEVKEVVKEVVPKEVVPKEVVPKEVVKEVVPKKVVKEVVKDVVPKKVVKDVVPKKVVKDVVPKKVVKEVVPKKVVKEVVPKKVVKEVVPKKVVKEVVPKKVVKEVVPKKVVKEVVPKKVVKEVVPKKVVEEVVPKEVVPKKVVKEVVPKEVVEEVVPREVVEEVVPREVVEEDPVVPKEIVKEEDVKKVVKKVAPKKVLKKVVPMEAVEVEVVKEEVPKEVVEEVVPKEVVKDVVPKEVVKEVVLKEVVKEVVPKEVAKEVVPKEVVKEVVPKEVVKEVLVVPREIVKEENVKKVVKKVAPKKVLKKVAMDAVEEEVVKEEVEEEVVKEVVPKEVVKEVVPKEVLKEYVKEVVPKEVVPKEVVPKEVVPKEVVEEEVVKDVVKEVVLKEVVEEEVVKEVVPKEVVEEEVVKEVVPKEVVEEEVLKDVVPKEIVPKEIVPKEVVPKKEVPKEVVKKLVPKQVMKILDPKKVVKEAVPKKVVKKVVPKQVMKILDPKKVVKDLVPKEDVKKVVLREVVEEEVVKKVVKKEVPKKVLKEVVPKEDVKEVVLKEIVKEAETVVGDVVNKALANIVDESVPEEDKIVIQKSKKEEATPKEITQNMIIEGNNKETASEILKENPLKDVQNCGELTEKEKVVTKEKHQTPTVEAVVNGENKTTPLNGINDVMYTKAFVAETKTLVKKPMSKRINDGSSGHSLPNLKQYPRIENGPHIVKIECEDSEVESDYESMENSNEVKSYIRSSEHFGGARQTGGTGKAENVEEKLEEGKEKAEDVIQTEEKVDEAVKQEEAPTEPDTQEEKKDEAPAEEPEKIEVAVENPAETDDAKAAAADIVADEKPVENEEKADGVASQEI is encoded by the exons GTTGGCCAGAATGTCATCTGCCTGGCACAAACGGGGATGTGGCGCGAGATCGTGGCTGTGCCCGCCACCAACGTGTTCATCATGCCCGATGAGATGTCGTATGAGGAGGGCGCCGCCATCCCGCTCAGCTACCTGACCGCGTACTTCATGCTGTTCGACTTTGGGAACCTGCGGCCCGGGAAGAGCCTGCTCGTACACATCGCTGCAG GTGGGGTTGGCTGGGCCGCTACGCAGCTTGCCAAGACAGTCGACAACGTCACAGTGTTCGGCACAGCCTCCGCCTCCAAACACGACGCCATCAAGGAGAACGGCGTGGACCACCCCATCGACTACCGGACGAGAGACTACTCCGAGGAGATCAAGAACATCAGCCCCAAAG gTGTGGACGTTGTCCTGGACCCGCTGGGAGGTGCAGACACATCCAAGGGTCTGCAGCTGCTCAGACCAATGGGAAAGATCGTCACTTATG GTTCAGCCAACATGGTGAAGGGAGAGAACAGGAATCTGATGAAGATGGCCAAGACCCTGTGGCAGTCCACCTCAGTCAGCCCTGTGTCGCTGGTCAAGACCAACAAGGCCATTGCTGGCTTCCAACTTGCACACCTCACAG GTGAAATTGAGCTTGTACGCAGTGCCTTCCAAGATATCCTGAACATGTACAAGGACGGGAAGATCAAGCCACGCATTGACTCTGTCTGGGCCTTCGAGCAG GTTGCCGAGGCGATGCAGCAGATGAACGAGCGGCGGAACATCGGCAAGGTCATCCTGTCGCCCGAGAAGGAGCCGACGAAGCCGGCCGAGGGCGACGCCGCGCCAACGTCACCCCTCAAGAAGAAGAAACCATCACTCTTCCGGCGACTGTCCAAGCGAGCATCGCGGTCCAAGGACGAGGGAGAGAAGAAGGATGAAGTTAAG AATGCAAAGAAAGAGTCACCCATTAAG CAAGAGGATCAGGAGAAGGCTGACGACAGCAAGGCCACCAACGGACATGTTCAGCAAACG CCCGAAGATGAGAAGATCGATGACGAGGCCGCTAAG AAACTAAGGGCACGGCTTTCCGGGGGCGATCCCAACATAGAGGACTCAGACAAG ATTGTAAATGACAAAATTGGTGCGGCTGAAGACAAGATTGGAGATATTTCCAAG AAGGTAGATGGGAAAGTTGGTGATGCGGAGAAAGCTGCAGAGGAAACTGCAAAG AAAGTAGAGGACAAAGTTGAAGACAAAGTTGAAGAAGGCAAAGACAAGGCGGAAGATGCCAAAAAG GCAGTGGTGGCTCAGGTCGAACAGACAGCAGCGAAACTCCCAGAGAATGGAACGTCTGCAAAGATCGCTGTAGATGACATATTTAAGGAAGCAGAGGCAAAAGTTGATGGAAATATACAG AAGTCAACAAAAGGGAAGACTGCTGACACCAAAGCTCACAACGTTAAAAAAGAACCAGCAATTCAGAAAGCAAAACAATCTACAAAGGACTCTTTTCCAAATTCCATCTCTGAAGTAAGCCTTCCAAAAAAAGTTGGCCACAAAGACCTACATAAAAGAGAAATAGGTAAACTTTTCAAGCCTAAAAGcaaaatgcctaaaaagacTCTAGAATTTGTCAAGGGTGATGTTCATAAGGAGGATGTGATCGAAGAAGAACCAATCATTAAGAAGGCCGTGGTTAAAGATTTAAGCCCCAAGCAAATTGTGAAGAAGTTTCAAAACAACTTTGCAGAGGATGAAATCTCTAAGAAGGCAGTTCCTGAGAAAATTGAGACAGGAACTTCGAAAGAGTCTGAAGACATATCCTCTTCAGATGTTTGGGTAAGACAGGATAGTGAAAaagtccccaaggaagttgtgaaagAAGAAGTCCCCAAGACAGTTGTAAAGGAAGTAGTTCCCGAGGAAGTTGTGACTGAAGaagtccccaaggaagttgttccagaagttgtccccaaggaagttgtggaggaagaagttgtgaaggaagttgtgaaggaagtagtccccaaggaagttgttcccaaggaagttgtgaaggaagttgtaaaggaagttgtccccaaggaagttgtgaaggaagtagtccccaaggaagttgtccccaaggaagttgtgaagaaagttgtgaaggaagttgtccccaaggaagttgtggaggaagttgtgaaggaagttgtccccaaggaagtttttccagaagttgtccccaaggaagttgtggaggaagaagttgttaaggaagttgtgaaggaagttgtccccaaggaagttgtccccaaggaagttgtggagGAAGCAGTTGATAAGGAAGTTGTGGAGGAAgctgtccccaaggaagttgtggaggaagaagttgttaaggaagttgtgaaggaagttgtccccaaggaagttgtccccaaggaagttgttaaggaagttgtgaaggaagttgtccccaagaaaGTTGtaaaggaagttgtccccaaggaacttgtgaaggaagttgtccccaaggaagttgttaAGGAAGTTGTGAAAGAAGTTGTCCCCGAGGAAGTTGtaaaggaagttgtccccaaggaagttgtgaaggaagttgtccccaaggaagttgtgaaggaagttgtccccaaggaagttgtgaaggaagttgtccccaaggaagttgtccccaaggaagttgtgaaggaagttgttaAGAAAGTtatgaaggaagttgtccccaagaaagttgtgaaggaagttgtccccaaggaagttgtgaaggaagtaccGGTAGTCCCCAAAGAAATTGTGAAGAAAGAAGATGTTAAGAAAGTTGTGAAAAAGGTAGCCCCTAAGAATGTTCTAAAGAAAGTAGTCCCCATGGACGCTGTGGAGGAAGAAgttgtcaaagaagaagttgaggaggaagttgtgaaggaagttgtcccaaaggaagttgtgaaagaagttgtccccaaggaagttgtgagGGAAGTTGTCCcaaaggaagttgtgaaggacgttgtgaaggaagttgtccccaagaaagttgtgaaggaagttgtccccaagaaagttgtgaaggaagttgtcccaaAAGAAGTTGTGGTGGacgttgtccccaaggaagttgtgaaggacgttgtccccaaggaagttatgaaggaagttgtccccaaggaagttttgaaggaagttgtccccaaggaagttgtgaaggacgttgtgaaggaagttgtcccaaaggaagttgtgaaggacgttgtccccaaggaagttgtgaaggaagttgttaAGAAAGTtatgaaggaagttgtccccaagaaagttgtggaggaagttgtccccaaggaagttgtgaaggacgttgtccccaaggaagttgtccccaaggaagttgtgaaggaagttgtccccaaggaagttgtggaggaagttgtccccaaggaagttgtgaaggaagttgtgaaggaagttgtcccaaaggaagttgtgaaggacgttgtccccaaggaagttgtgaaggaagttgtccccaaggaagttgtggaggaagttgtccccaaggaagttgtgaaggaagttgtgaaggaagttgtcccaaaggaagttgtgaaggacgttgtccccaaggaagttgtgaaggaagttgtcccaaaggacgttgtccccaaggaagttgtgaaggaagttgtccccaagaaagttgtccccaaggaagttctGGAGGAAGAAGTTGTTaagaaagttgtgaaggaagcTGTCCCCAAGGAAgctgtccccaaggaagttgtggagGAAGAAGTTGTTAAGAAAGCTctgaaggaagttgtcccaaAGGAAGTTGTGGAGGAAGAAGTTGTAGagaaagttgtgaaggaagttgtccccaaggaagttgttccagaagttgtccccaaggaagttgtggagGATGAAGTTAAGGAAGTTGTTCCCAAGGAAGtagtccccaaggaagttgtgaaggaagttgtcccaaagaaagttgtgaaggaagttgtgaaggacgTTGTCCCCaagaaagttgtgaaggaagttgtccccaagaaagttgtgaaggaagttgtccccaagaaagttgtgaaggaagttgtccccaaggaagttgtgaaggaagttgtccccaaggaagttgtgaaggaagttgtccccaaggaagttgtgaaggaagttgtgaaggaagttgtccccaaggaagttgtgaaggaagttgttaAGAAAGTtatgaaggaagttgtccccaagaaagttgtgaaggaagttgtccccaaggaagttgtgaaggaagtaccGGTAGTCCCCAAAGAAATTGTGAAGAAAGAAGATGTTAAGAAAGTTGTGAAAAAGGTAGCCCCTAAGAATGTTCTAAAGAAAGTAGTCCCCATGGACGCTGTGGAGGAAGAAgttgtcaaagaagaagttgaggaggaagttgtgaaggaagttgtcccaaaggaagttgtgaaagaagttgtccccaaggaagttgtgagGGAAGTTGTCCcaaaggaagttgtgaaggacgttgtccccaaggaagttgtgaaggacgttgtccccaaggaagttatgaaggaagttgtccccaaggaagttgtgaaggaagttgttccaaaggaagttgtgaaggacgttgtgaaggaagttgtccccaaggaagttgtgaaggaagttgtgaaggaagttgtccccaaggaagttgtgaaggaagttgttaAGAAAGTtatgaaggaagttgtccccaagaaagttgtggaggaagttgtccccaaggaagttgtgaaggacgttgtccccaaggaagttgtccccaaggaagttgtccccaagaaagttgtgaaggaagttgtccccaaggaagttgtggaggaagttgtccccaaggaagttgtgaaggaagttgtgaaggaagttgtcccaaaggaagttgtgaaggacgttgtccccaaggaagttgtgaaggaagttgtcccaaaggacgttgtccccaaggaagttgtgaaggaagttgtccccaagaaagttgtccccaaggaagttctGGAGGAAGAAGTTGTTAAGAAAGTTGTAAAGGAAGCTGTCCCCAAGGAAgctgtccccaaggaagttgtccccaaggaagttgtggagGAAGAAGTTGTTAAGAAAGCTctgaaggaagttgtcccaaAGGAAGTTGTGGAGGAAGAAGTTGTAGAGAAAGTTGTGAAgaaagttgtccccaaggaagttgttccagaagttgtccccaaggaagttgtggagGATGAAGttaaggaagttgtgaaggaagttgttcccaaggaagttgtccccaaggaagtagtccccaaggaagttgtgaaggaagttgtcccaaagaaagttgtgaaggaagttgtgaaggacgTTGTCCCCAAGAAAGTTGTGAAGGACGTTGTCCCCAAGAAAGTTGTGAAGGACGTTGTCCCCaagaaagttgtgaaggaagttgtccccaagaaagttgtgaaggaagttgtccccaagaaagttgtgaaggaagttgtccccaagaaagttgtgaaggaagttgtccccaagaaagttgtgaaggaagttgtccccaagaaagttgtgaaggaagttgtccccaagaaagttgtgaaggaagttgtccccaagaaagttgtggaggaagttgtccccaaggaagttgtccccaagaaagttgtgaaggaagttgtccccaaggaagttgtggagGAAGTTGTCCCCAGGGAAGTTGTGGAGGAAGTTGTCCCCAGGGAAGTTGTGGAGGAAGACCCGGTAGTCCCCAAAGAAATTGTGAAGGAAGAAGATGTTAAGAAAGTTGTGAAAAAGGTAGCCCCTAAGAAGGTTTTAAAGAAAGTAGTCCCCATGGAAGCTGTGGAGGTAGAAgttgtcaaagaagaagtccccaaggaagttgtggaggaagttgtccccaaggaagttgtgaaggacgttgtccccaaggaagttgtgaaagAAGTTGTCCTGAAGGAAGTTGTGAaagaagttgtccccaaggaagttgcgaaagaagttgtccccaaggaagttgtgaaggaagttgtccccaaggaagttgtgaaggaagtactGGTAGTCCCCAGAGAAATTGTGAAGGAAGAAAATGTTAAGAAAGTTGTGAAAAAGGTAGCCCCCAAGAAGGTTTTAAAGAAAGTCGCCATGGATGCTGTGGAGGAAGAAgttgtcaaagaagaagttgagGAGGAAGTTGTGAaagaagttgtccccaaggaagttgtgaaggaagttgtccccaaggaagttttGAAGGAAtatgtgaaggaagttgtccccaaggaagttgtccccaaggaagttgtccccaaggaagttgtccccaaggaagttgtggaggaagaagttgtgaaggatgttgtgaaggaagttgtcctcaaggaagttgtggaggaagaagttgtgaaggaagttgtccccaaggaagttgtggaggaagaagttgtgaaggaagttgtccccaaggaagttgtggagGAAGAAGTTTTGAAGGACGTTGTCCCCAAGGAAATTGTCCCCAAGGAaattgtccccaaggaagttgtccccaagaaaGAAGTGCCCAAAGAAGTTGTGAAGAAACTAGTGCCCAAGCAAGTTATGAAAATATTGGACCCCAAGAAAGTTGTGAAAGAAGCTGTCCCCAAGAAAGTTGTGAAGAAAGTAGTGCCCAAGCAAGTTATGAAAATATTGGACCCCAAGAAAGTTGTGAAGGATCTGGTCCCCAAGGAAGATGTTAAAAAAGTAGTCCTCAGGGAAGTTGTGGAGGAAGAAGTTGTGAAGAAAGTTGTGAAAAAGGAAGTCCCCAAGAAAGTTCTGAAGGAAGTAGTCCCCAAGGAAGATGTGAAGGAAGTTGTGCTCAAGGAAATTGTGAAGGAAGCAGAGACTGTGGTAGGAGATGTAGTAAACAAAGCCCTCGCAAACATAGTAGACGAGTCAGTTCCTGAAGAAGATAAGATTGTCATTCAAAAAAGCAAGAAGGAGGAGGCTACACCAAAAGAGATAACTCAGAATATGATAATTGAAGGTAATAATAAAGAAACTGCCAGTGAAATTTTGAAGGAAAATCCTCTCAAAGATGTTCAAAACTGTGGAGAATTAACTGAGAAAGAAAAAGTtgttacaaaggaaaaacaccAAACACCAACAGTTGAAGCAGTTGTAAACggagaaaataaaacaacaccTCTCAATGGTATCAATGATGTGATGTATACAAAAGCTTTTGTAGCAGAAACCAAAACACTTGTCAAGAAACCAATGTCTAAGAGGATAAATGATGGTTCTTCTGGTCACAGTCTTCCCAACTTGAAGCAGTACCCAAGAATCGAAAATGGTCCCCACATTGTAAAAATTGAATGTGAAGATTCGGAAGTTGAGTCTGATTATGAATCCATGGAAAACTCAAACGAAGTGAAGTCGTACATAAGATCGTCCGAGCACTTTGGTGGCGCACGGCAGACTGGTGGCACAGGCAAAGCAGAG AACGTAGAGGAAAAGCTTGAGGAAGGAAAGGAAAAAGCCGAAGATGTCATACAG ACAGAGGAGAAGGTGGATGAAGCTGTGAAG CAGGAGGAGGCCCCAACAGAGCCTGACACTCAGG AGGAGAAGAAGGATGAGGCCCCTGCTGAAGAGCCGGAGAAGATCGAAGTGGCCGTCGAAAACCCCGCCGAGACGGACGACGCCAAGGCTGCGGCCGCGGACATCGTTGCCGACGAGAAGCCCGTTGAGAACGAGGAAAAGGCCGACGGAGTCGCAAGTCAAGAGATCTAG